A DNA window from Pseudomonadota bacterium contains the following coding sequences:
- a CDS encoding NAD(P)H-dependent oxidoreductase subunit E, translating into MEVDTGKLNSIVQKYNGDKSYILAIFQDIQRIYRFLPKEAIKYTCEQLDIPFSKGYEVATFYKTLSLKPRGKHTIHVCLGTACHLRGGPNVADTFERELQVKIGDTTGDDNFTLETVNCLGACALAPLVRVDEQDFGKTTPGGVKSIINEFRNGE; encoded by the coding sequence ATGGAAGTAGACACCGGGAAGCTTAATTCAATTGTACAAAAATACAACGGTGACAAATCATACATCCTTGCAATATTCCAGGATATCCAGAGGATATACAGGTTCCTGCCGAAAGAGGCAATAAAGTACACTTGTGAACAATTAGACATACCATTCAGCAAAGGCTATGAGGTCGCAACGTTTTACAAGACGCTGTCACTTAAGCCACGGGGAAAACATACGATTCATGTATGTCTTGGTACTGCCTGTCATCTCAGGGGCGGGCCCAATGTCGCCGATACGTTCGAACGTGAGCTTCAGGTGAAAATAGGTGATACTACAGGAGATGACAACTTTACGCTTGAAACGGTAAACTGCCTCGGCGCCTGCGCACTTGCCCCGCTCGTAAGGGTGGATGAACAGGATTTCGGAAAAACAACACCTGGAGGCGTAAAAAGCATAATCAATGAATTCAGAAATGGAGAATAA